A region of Cellulomonas sp. WB94 DNA encodes the following proteins:
- the pflA gene encoding pyruvate formate-lyase-activating protein, with product MNVTTAAPQGADPVGAPVIELSLPVVGGSHHRATAGTSGLEVSEVGRSEKFAQVRAGELGSLHSWELVTAVDGPGTRMTVFLSGCPLQCLYCHNPDTMEMRRGEPVTATELLDRIARYTSIFQVTGGGVTISGGEPLMQPAFVARILRGVKEMGLHTAVDTSGYLGAHCTDEMLDDIDLVLLDVKSGIPETYKRVTGRELQPTLDFGRRLAARGTEIWVRFVLVPGLTDAPENVDAVADYVATLSTVTRVEVLPFHQMGRDKWDSLGMRYELEDTSPPTPELVTRVREQFRARGLTVF from the coding sequence ATGAACGTCACCACGGCAGCACCCCAGGGTGCCGACCCGGTCGGCGCGCCCGTGATCGAGCTGTCCCTGCCGGTCGTCGGTGGGTCGCACCACCGTGCCACGGCCGGGACGTCGGGACTCGAGGTCAGCGAGGTCGGTCGGTCCGAGAAGTTCGCCCAGGTCAGGGCCGGTGAGCTCGGCTCCCTGCACTCGTGGGAGCTCGTCACGGCCGTCGACGGGCCGGGCACCCGGATGACGGTGTTCCTGTCGGGCTGCCCGCTGCAGTGCCTCTACTGCCACAACCCCGACACGATGGAGATGCGGCGCGGCGAGCCCGTGACCGCGACCGAGCTGCTCGACCGCATCGCCCGGTACACGAGCATCTTCCAGGTCACGGGCGGCGGCGTGACCATCTCGGGTGGCGAGCCGCTCATGCAGCCTGCGTTCGTCGCGCGGATCCTGCGCGGCGTGAAGGAGATGGGCCTGCACACCGCCGTCGACACGTCGGGGTACCTCGGGGCGCACTGCACCGACGAGATGCTCGACGACATCGACCTGGTCCTGCTCGACGTGAAGTCGGGCATCCCCGAGACCTACAAGCGCGTCACAGGCCGCGAGCTGCAGCCGACGCTCGACTTCGGTCGCCGCCTCGCCGCGCGCGGCACGGAGATCTGGGTCCGCTTCGTCCTGGTCCCCGGGCTGACGGACGCGCCCGAGAACGTGGATGCCGTCGCTGACTACGTCGCGACGCTGTCGACCGTGACCCGCGTCGAGGTCCTCCCGTTCCACCAGATGGGCCGGGACAAGTGGGACAGCCTCGGGATGCGCTACGAGCTCGAGGACACGTCCCCGCCGACCCCCGAGCTCGTCACCCGCGTGCGCGAGCAGTTCCGAGCCCGGGGGCTGACGGTCTTCTGA